In Leptospira saintgironsiae, the DNA window CAGCAAGAAAGATATGAAATTGAAAGGGAAAGGGTTCTAAACAAGGAAGCCACCATTAAGGAACGCGGAGAATAATACATTGAAAACTCTAGGTGATATTCTTGTAGAAGACGGGGTCATATCCGCCAAGGATCTTGAAGACTCTCTCAAACTACAAAAAAAGAATCATTTACCCCTAGGACATATTCTTCAGAAAAAAGGGATCGCCGGAGAAGTAGACGTTCTCAAGGCGATGGCCCGTTTATACAAAATGGAATTCAGGGAAAAACTGGATTTCAAGGGAATGGAAGAAGTTTACGACCGTATCCCTCTAAAACTCATCCAAAAAAGTAAAATAGTTCCATTCGAACTAAATAAGAAAAACGTTAAAATTGCGGTGTCTGATCCTACGGATCTTCACCCAATGGATGATGTTCGCTCCGCATTAAAAGAATTTAAAATAGAATTCATACTCGCTCCTGAACCGGAAGTGATGAGACTTATTCACTCCCAATTCGATACTACCTCCGCTGCCGCGAAGGATATGTTGAATGAAATGGAAGGTAGTTTCTCGGAACTCGCAGAAGGTTTCGACAACGAGACAATAGACCTTTCTGATGATGCTCCCATCATCAAGATGGTGAACGTGATCCTTTCTCAGGCAGTAAACGAAAGAGCTTCGGATATTCACGTAGAACCTTACGAAAAAAGTCTAGTGGTTCGATACAGGATAGATGGTATTCTTCATAACGTATTAACTCCTCCAAAATCTTATCACGCTGGTATCACCTCTCGTATTAAGATCATGTCCAACCTGAACATTGCAGAGAACAGATTACCTCAAGACGGTAGGATCAAACTTAGACTTGCGGGAAAGGATGTGGACATCCGGGTTTCTACAATTCCTTGTCAGTTCGGAGAACGTATCGTTATGCGTCTCTTGAATAAAACCGACCAGAAATATTCCCTCGAGACAATGGGATTTTATCCGGATCTTGTCAAAACACTTCGTACTCTTATCTACGAACCACACGGTATTATCTTAGTAACTGGCCCTACAGGATCCGGTAAATCCACCACGTTATATTCTGCTCTTACAGAGTTGAATACTGAAGAAAGAAATATCATCACCTGCGAAGACCCAGTGGAATATCAGATTGATGGTGTTTCTCAAATGCAGATGCAGGAGAAGATTGGACTCACATTTGCAACAGGACTCAGAGCAATTCTACGTCAGGACCCTGACGTGATCATGGTGGGGGAGATCCGGGATGAGGAAACTGCAAGGATCGCAATCCAAGCTTCCTTAACAGGTCACTTAGTATTCTCTACTTTGCACACGAATGATGCCGCGTCTGCCGCAACAAGACTCGTGGATATGGGAATTGAACCTTATCTTATTACTTCTACAGTATTGGGATTTATGGCCCAACGACTTGTAAGAACTATATGCAAAGAATGTAAAACTTCTTATAAGCCTACACCTCAGGAATTGGAATCTATCGGAATTGCCAAAAAGGATCTAAAAGGCGGAGTTTTGTACAAGGGAAAAGGTTGTTCTCATTGTATGAACACTGGGTTTAAAGGAAGAACAGGGGTTTACGAACTTCTGATCATAGACAGTAAGATCAAAAATGCAATCCTAGCCGGATCTGATACGAATAAGATCAATGATGTTGCCTTAGAAAGTGGATTCGCAACCATGAGAGATTATGGGATCCGAAAAGTATTGGATGGAATCACAACCCCGGATGAAGTCCTAAGGGTTACTTAAGTTTTCCTTCCATGGCACTTTATACTTATACTGCATTTAACAAAAAAGGAAAGGAAGAGAAGGGGATTATAGATGCCCCCAATATCCAATCCGCAAGAGCTAAACTTAAATCCAAAGGTTTTTACGTTCGTCAAATTTCCGAAGATGCGGAAAGAAAGGACAGAGAACTTTTTCCATTCTTAGCAAAACTTCTTTATAGAGTTCCTAAAAAGATCATTGGTCTTTTTTCCAGACAGCTCGGAACTCTTTTAGGTGCAGGAATTCCTCTAGACA includes these proteins:
- the gspE gene encoding type II secretion system ATPase GspE, which codes for MKTLGDILVEDGVISAKDLEDSLKLQKKNHLPLGHILQKKGIAGEVDVLKAMARLYKMEFREKLDFKGMEEVYDRIPLKLIQKSKIVPFELNKKNVKIAVSDPTDLHPMDDVRSALKEFKIEFILAPEPEVMRLIHSQFDTTSAAAKDMLNEMEGSFSELAEGFDNETIDLSDDAPIIKMVNVILSQAVNERASDIHVEPYEKSLVVRYRIDGILHNVLTPPKSYHAGITSRIKIMSNLNIAENRLPQDGRIKLRLAGKDVDIRVSTIPCQFGERIVMRLLNKTDQKYSLETMGFYPDLVKTLRTLIYEPHGIILVTGPTGSGKSTTLYSALTELNTEERNIITCEDPVEYQIDGVSQMQMQEKIGLTFATGLRAILRQDPDVIMVGEIRDEETARIAIQASLTGHLVFSTLHTNDAASAATRLVDMGIEPYLITSTVLGFMAQRLVRTICKECKTSYKPTPQELESIGIAKKDLKGGVLYKGKGCSHCMNTGFKGRTGVYELLIIDSKIKNAILAGSDTNKINDVALESGFATMRDYGIRKVLDGITTPDEVLRVT